The genomic stretch tCTTCGCCGTTCTCTTCCGAGTGCCCGAGGGGGGTCTAAGACCACTGCTTTCCCAACTCTGCCTCGGTGTGTGGCGAGAGGGGCGCAAACGCGGGCCTGAGGGTCACTGGGGTCCTCCAGTCGTGGGCAGCACCTCCGCAGGCTGCCGAGACGGAGCAGGGCCCCACGCCCGCCCTCCCGTCCTGTCCCCTCCCGACTTCTCCGCGAGGCCGCGGATCCACCGGAGGGCGGACGGCTGCACTCACCGGCTCCGGGTGGGCGGCACCTCGGCCCGACCCCGCACTGCGGCGCAGCCCGCACAGCCGCTCCAGCTGGGGGCGGAGATTTCCCGGGGCCGCGGCCCACAAAGGCTCCGTCCTCCTAGGGGACGCCCCTGTAGGTGGAGGCTGCGGGGCTCCTCCCCTAAGTGGGCGTGGACTCCGGCCTGGAGGCGGTGGCGGGCTCGTAGCTACGCGCCGGGTGCGCGCAGGCGCGGGGTTTAGCTCCTGGGAAGGGGGTCGAGGCTGCTCACTTGCGGGTGGGCGAGGGGTTCTGTCCCCGGGGTCGCTGGAGGCGGAGCTGCGTTACAGGGTCGGGAGTGAAAGCCGAGGTGGAAGAAGGCTGCAGGCTGGGACTAACATTGAAGAGATGctcttggaacttttttttttttggcggaggagacagtctcgctctgtggcccaggctagagtgcaatggcgcgatctcggctcactgcaacctcggcctcctgggcttcagcgattctcctgcctcagcctcccgagtagctgggcttactggcgcccggctaatttttgtatttttagtagagaccggatttcaccatgttggccaggctggtcttgaactcctaatctcaggtgatccacccgcctcggcctcccaaactgctgggattacaggcgtgagccaccgcacccggcccttttgGAACATTTCTTGTCTCAAGGAAACAGTTGTAGGGAAAAGTTAACCCTCTTAGCCAATGGATCGGAATGGGACAGCCTGGGTGTTCCCACAATGGCAAGCCTTTCGGTGGGTTCTGCTTTGCCTCCGAGCCTAATAAAGTATGGTGCAAAGGAAACGTGGTCAAGACTGTTGAAATGTTGAACGGGTGggattttttttgctttctattgttTGAATATTATTACTTGAATTTTTACTATAAGcaaattttgcttaaaatatttgtgtattaaattttttatttcaaagaataaaagaaataaaacaataggcTGTTTAAAGATACATGTTTTCTTGTCTTTAGTTCTCGAAGGAGGATGGGGAGCCAGCGCTCTCCAGGAAGTTGGGAGGAAAGTTTGAGGAACTCCCCAGCAGGTGTTCAGGAAATAGGCTGGGGTGAAGTCACCATGGACCGTAGCTGAGGGGGCCCTGGGGAAGGACTTAGTCAGCACAGGGAGACAAGCCCAACCCACCACCGTCAGAGACATGGTTGTGTCCTACTGATTGAGAGGAAGGGTACAAGTGGCCTTCCCACAGTGGTCACCTACTGAACAGATTAGGGCAGGAGGTGAGGAGAGGGAGGCCTGGGGAGGCCTAGGGTATAAGGTTCTCATCTAGAAAGGCATCTGGAGGCAGAGGGGATGAAGTTGGAGGGTATGGGGTTTGCAGGAGGCATCCCTCAGAGAGCCTCTGGTCCCCCTCTTTCTGTATCTGGCCTTTTCTGGAAAATAACGTCCCCACCCCTCCCAGGACACCCCTGCTATAGGATCAGGCTCATCACAATGGTAGCTTCTGGAACCCCTAGCTTCCCTTTCTGTAGACTGGCTGAACTGGGAGGGAAGCCATAGCCATAATTCTCACCTCACCTGGTGGAATGAATGCCTGGTGCCTAAAGGGGTTCTTCTGAGGCCAAGGGGCTATGCAATTGAAAATCAGATGGTTCACAGCTTGGCTGTGTCGTTGATTATTATTGTTCATTGAGCACATACTGTGTGCAAAACACTGTTGCGAGCGCTTTGCATATATTACTTGATTATTAGTTGTGGGGATACAAGCAAGTCATAGTATCTCTGACTTCATTCATTAAATGGGCTATCTATTAAATGGTATTATAGAAATATTACAAAGCCACACTTCTCAAACTTCAATGTGCCGATGAATCCCCTGGGAACCTTGTTTACATGCAGATTCTAAAGTCTATACCAGGGCCCAAGATGTTGCCTTTCCAGCAAGCTGctgggtgatgctgatgctgttgaCCTAggggccacattttttttttcttttctgtgacggagtttcactcttgttgcccaggctggagtgcaatggcgcaatcccagctcactgcaacctctgcctcctgggttcaagggattctcctgcctcagcctcctgggtagctaggattacaggtgcatacaagcatgcccagctaatttttgtatttttagtagagacggggtttctccaggttggccaggctggtctcgaactcctgacctcaggtgatcctcccatcttggcctcccaaagtgctgggattacaggcttgagccgccgcgcccggccctaggGGCTACATTTTGACAAGCAGCAAGAATTTAGAGCACAGCGATTGACAGTTGGTAGACACTCAGCAAATTGAGTGAATGATTCAATGCATCCACGTTGAGtgaatgattaaatgagatactagCTAGGAAACACACATAAACTGTAAGTACATGCAAGTACTGTGCAAGCATATGCAATCATCATTCTAAGACAAAAAGGCTGAATAATCTGCCCGGAAAAGGCCAGCCTGGAAGAGTGACTACACAGAGGAGTGGCTAGAAACCTGCTCCCATACCAGGCTGCCTGGGTCCACAACCCACCACTCAGCTGGGAGAGCCTGGGCAAGTAACTCACCctttctgtatctcagtttcttcatctgcaaataatggtcttactgatttattatttatttatttatttattgaggcagagtctcagtctgtcgcccaggccggagtatagtggtgcgatctcggcttactgcaacctctgtctcccaggttcaagcgattctcctgcctctgcctcccgagtagctgggattacaggcgcctgctaccacacgctgctaatttttgtatttttagtagagatggggtttcaccatgttggtcagactggtctcgaactcctgatctcaggtgatatgCCCCCTCCTCAggcgcccaaagtgctgggattacagacctgagccaccacgcctggcccctgtGTGAAATCTTGAAATGATTCACCTCCATCACTGCACTGGGTCTGGTCACTGCACTGGGTCTCCAGCACTGGATCTGGTGTATAGCAATCACTAAacgttttaataattattatttgtattattattagtagtagtagcaTTTGCCTCCTGGAGTGGGGCAACCCCCAAGCCCACTGGAGTGGGCCTCAGCTCCGAAAGGACTGGCGCCCACCTTTCTAAGAGGCGTGGAACCAATTGCTCCCCCTGCCTTTGAGTCCTTGTTTTTTTCCAACAGAGCTAGAGTTGAAATGCACgtgaaaatagattaaaatacaGCCGCCCCAAAGAATGCAAGGAAGggagtgaaagagaaaaaacactAGGATCCTGTAAGGGATTGAATTACTGCTGAGAGTTTGGGGATTTTGAAGCACACAGGGAGGGTCCGTATGGCTCTAGGAGCACCACAGGGGCAGGGGCTGAGCGGATTCTGGAGGTTCTTCCAGTTGCCCCTCTTTTGGGGTACGTGGCCGTGGACAGTAAGCCCTATTCCTCATTGTCTCTAGGTCTTTCTTTCATCACGTATAATTCGGGAGAATTTGGAACCGAGGATTCTCCTCAACTTCTAGAAAGACACTGAAGGACTTCCTCTTGGACTGCCGGCTAATCCCAGACTGGGCAGGGCTTCCAGGCTTGTTGATTTCCCCTGTTTAGGAGACTCAAGAGTGGGGTGTAAAAGCCCAGATTCTGGAGTGAAATAGATGTTGTTTGAACCCTGATTTgcacttactagctctgtgaccttcaACAAGTGACTTAAAATCCGTGGGCCATATCTTTTTTATGTGCAAAACGTGAGTGGGGGGATATGGAAGTGTTTCCTGCGGCTGTCGAAAGCTACCAGCAGCGTTTGACATGCAGTCGTGTTCAATAAGCAGCAGGCAATTTTTGCTGGCAGCATTTCGGGGCTGCGCAGGGATTGACGGCTGGAAAACTCAGGCTGCAGCGGAGGCTGAAAGGGAGAACACGTGCGCCCCCACATGGTAGGCGCATTAACTGCAAGGGCGTACTCGAGGTGGGTTCCATGGCCTTCCGGTGCGGGTGGCTGGTCAGTGAATGTTGCTCTTCCTCACACCAGCTCTGTGGATTTGGGCAAGTTCCCTTGACTGAGAGACAAAAGGGTTTGAACCAGATGGTCTCGAGACCCGACATGATTTGTAAATGAGTCAGGCACGATATCTCAATCTGGGCTTCCTTTCCTTAGCAGAGTTCAGTTTTCTTGGTTCCATTCAGGCTCTCAGGCCAGCTGTTGGAAACTTAGGAGTGCTAACTTCTCAATCATTAGCAGTTTGTCTTCTGGAAGAAGTTTAGTTTCCAAGGCTACTTTGAGGAACAATGCTCTTTGGATGTATAATtctggaaccttttttttttttttttttgagacagagtctcactctgttgccaggctggagtgcagtgttgcggcctctgctcactgcaacctccgtctcctgggttcaagcaattctcctgcctcagcctcccaagtagctgggattacaggcacgcgccaccaggcccaagctgatttttgtacttttagtaaagatggggtttcaccatgttagccaggctggtcttgaactcctgacctcgtgatctgcctgcctcggcctcccaaagtgctgggattacaggcatgggccaccgcacccagcctcttggaaccatttttttttttaaccttattaaTTGGGACACAATGACGACACTGCTTTCCATTTGAGACTCAAGACatcaatgttatttatttatttatttatttatttatttattgtttttgagacagagtcttgcactgttgcccaggttggagtgcaatggcgtgatcttggctcactgcaacctccgcctcctgggttcaaacaattctcctgcctcggtctcccaaggagctgggattacaggagcccgccaccatgcccagctaattttttgtatttttagtagagatggggttccaccatgttggccatggctggtctcaaactcctgacctcaggtgatccacccgcctcagcctcccaaagtgctgggattacaggtgtgagccaccgcactcggccaagACATCAATCTTGAGTCTCCAGAAAGAGCATTTTCAAATCTTGGGGCCCTGAGGAGTCATCTGTACCAATGAGACTgtgtgaggcccagagagagaggTGAGTCATTTTCCTCCAATTTGTGATTCCATAGCTGCTGGTCCAGTCTTGGACACCTGAAGCTGCCCAGGCCaaaccattttacagatgaggatgctgaggTCAGAGCAGTTGGGTGAATGGCCCAACAGCACGCAGCCAGCCCATGACCAAACTTGAGCCGGAAGGCAGGTCTCAGAATTCCCTGTTGTGGGCACTTCCagtcccctccttttttttgaggAGGCAGAAGCGCAGGTGTCTATTGATACAGGATccttccgtgtgtgtgtgtggcagtggCCCCTTCTGGAGGCCCCAGGACCCAGAGAAACCCACAAGCCATTGAAAAACAGTCAGAAAGCATCTAAGTAACCATCCATTTAGTATCTGTCACAAGGCCACAAAGTAAACTAAATGGAATGTCTTTGCCTTAGGTGGGAACCCAGCTTGGTGTATTGACTCTCTGGTACTTGTTAGCAGAGATGAACagttatggtttttgtttgtttgtttctttatttatttattttgagatggagtttctttctgtcactcaggctggaatgcagtgttgggatctcggctcactgcaacctccatctcccaggttcaaaggattctcctgcctcagcctcccaagtagctgggattacaggcacccgccaccaccgccagctaatttttgtatttttggtagagatgaggtctcaccacattggccaggctggtctcaaactcctgatctcaaatgatccacccgcctcggcctcctaaagtgctgggattacaggcgtgagccactgcgcctggcttgttcatttttaaattgaggtataattttcATGCGGTTGTTTTTGATCtatgaaaaatgaggaaaaccCCAAATGACTAGTTAAAACTACTTCAAAACATGGGAcctgtgctgggtgtggtggctcacacctctaatcccagcactttgggaggccgaggtgggcagaccacttaagcccaggaatttgaggccagcctgggcaacatagtgaaaccttgtctctactaaaaatacaaaaacattagccaaatgtggtgttgacacacatctgtagtcccagctgctcaggaggctgaggtgagaggatcacttgagcctggaaggtggaggctgccctgagctgtgattgcaccactgcactccagcctggaggacagagcaagactgtctcaaaaataaaaacaaaaacaaaaatggggcCCATGGCAGGGGTGAGAGTAGGTAAAGGGGACTCTCCTGATGGGAAGATTGGAAGCCACTCTAAGGAACCCCAAGGAAAGGTATACAATGGGTGACTGTGGAGGATATCCCAGGGGATGCCAGCCCAGAGTCTTCAGCAGGGCCCGGGCCCCTCAGAGGCTATAGCAGCTCCTTCCAATGGAAAAGCATGTTAGGGGCACTCTGGACCCATTGCTTTGCTCAGCAGAGCCCTGGCCTCGTTAGGGTTCTGTGATTTCAGTGTTTACTGACTACATCTATCCTCCATCCCGGCTTAACCATTTTAGATCATCAAGAACCCTAGAAGTAAtggatattttccatttttattaagttCTCAAGGAAAAGGACAGAGGAGGAACAATAAatctcaattattattattattattatttattttttgagatggagtttcagtcttattgcccaggctggagtgcactggcgcaatctcgggtcactgcaacctccgcctcctgggttcaggaaattcttcggcctcagcctcccaagtagctgggattacaggcgcccaccactgcacccagctaattttttgttttcttagtagagatgggtttttgccatgttagccaggcaggtaccaaactcctgacctcaggtgatccacccccctcggcctccaaaagtactgggattacaagagtaagccacgatgcccagccattttttttttttaatatctctaATTACAACTCACTTTCAGCAAATTCATCTTGAAGAGGGAGCACAAGAGACTATGGTATCTTTCTGGTACAAACATTATGCTAATATTGTTCACCAGTATTGTCCATAGTATTGAGCTGCTTCTGAATTAACTCCTTATGTCAGTCATTCACTGATTAGGAAGCTGTGACTGGTTTAGTTGACTTGAAAAGTGATTAGAACTGGTGCATCCTGTTGCAAACTGCTTATAGATCCAGTGGGGTGTCTGTGTGGGCTTCTGtgtcagagggagggagaggaaaagaagttTATCAGGCAGAGAACGGCAGCCACAGCTGTAGGATGGAAGACAGTCATCCCAGAGGGAATGGAGTGAGTGTGAGTGTATGAGAAGTGCCTCATTTATCACTCATCTTGGGACGGGAGAAGCCCCCTTTTTGTGTTCATCTGAAAACCCCCCGACCTGGAGCTTGCGATCATGAGCACCAGTGTCTCACAGGCTTTTCTGGTTCTTGTATTCTGGTTAACTTGGAGCACACCTGTGCCATCAGTGCTTTCTGCAAAACTAACCCCCGCCCCCCACAGCCCCGCCACCCCCGGGTTTTAGCCAGAGGAGTGAGCTGGCAGTGCATAGACCAGAAAAAAGAATGGACTTTGAAAAATGAGGTCTGTTTTACTATCATCTTCGCTTTGATGATTTTATTCTTACTTGTTCTCAAATAGCCTTTTTGCAAATGCCACTGCCACTGCTATCTGGAAGAGCAATATGAAAGTCACACTGGAGTCAGAGCTTAGAGAGCAGCACCATGTCCCTGGAGGATAAGGGAAAGGGCCTCAGTGACTGAAACGAGAGCAACAGTGTAAAGTGGCGGACAGAGCAGAGAAGGAGGTTCCTGGAGGTTCGCTTCCCAAGCTAAGCCTCGCAGGGATGACGCATACTTGTATTGTTACAGGGTGATGGAACATTTGTGCTCCAGCTTCAAGCAAGCAAGGCAAGGATGCAACCTGAAGAATAGGTGCCAATGTCACAAAATGataaaacaagcaaaccaaaaccAGAACACCCAGTCCCACTCCGAAAGAAAGAGCTTTCCGAATGGCTGCGTCCCGTGCACTTAGTCCACGAGTGAGAGCTGGGGGCTCTGCAGTGGGTGGTTTGTCCTAATACTCCCCACCCCTGGCTCCATTTGGTACATATTCAGAGATTGtaaacttattattttgagatgaagtttcactcttgttgcccaggctggagtgcaatggtgagatctcggttcactgcaccctctgcctcctgggttcaagcgattctcctccctcagcttcctgagtagctgggatcacaggcatgcaccaccacgcctggctaattttgtatttttagtagagacggggtttctccatgttggtcaggctggtctcaaacccccaacctcaggtgatccacccaccccagcctcctaaagtgctgggattacaggcatgagccactgcacctggcctaaacttATTTTCATTACTGTTAAGCCAAACACAATCACAGCATAATCACAGCTAAAATTAACTTTGTTACTGCTCACCTATCTTAGAGGCATTTAAAAGtctaattttaaagataaatgcgCTCCTTAATTGTTAAAAGACTTGATGTGGGTTTCaaaaggttttgtttgttgtttgagacagagtcttgcgctgttACCCAAGCTTAAGTGTAagtggcatgagctcagctcactgcagtcttgacctcctggactcaagtgatcctcccacaaccttctgagtagctgggatcacaggggcatgccaccatacctggctaattttctaattttttgtagagatggggtcaccctatgttgcccaggtttgtctcgacctctcaggctcaagcaatcctcctgccttggcctcccaaaatgctaggattacaggggtgagccaccgtgcccggccccactCCACATACTTTTAAGATGAAGTGGTTAAGCACCCCCGTGGCCTAAGGAGGTGAAGACAAATG from Rhinopithecus roxellana isolate Shanxi Qingling chromosome 9, ASM756505v1, whole genome shotgun sequence encodes the following:
- the C9H8orf49 gene encoding LOW QUALITY PROTEIN: putative uncharacterized protein C8orf49 homolog (The sequence of the model RefSeq protein was modified relative to this genomic sequence to represent the inferred CDS: inserted 2 bases in 2 codons; deleted 1 base in 1 codon; substituted 2 bases at 2 genomic stop codons), producing the protein MEKPRLYXKYKISQAWWCMPVIPATQEAEEENRLNPGGRGCSEPRSHHCTPAWATRVKLHLKIISLQSLNMYQMEPGVGSIRTNHPLQXPPALTRGLSARDAAIRKALSFGVGLGVLVLVCLFYHFVTLAPILQVASLPCLLEAGAQMFHHPVTIQVCVIPARLSLGSXTSRNLLLCSVRHFTLLLSFQSLRPFPLSSRDMVLLSKLXLQCDFHIALPDSSGSGICKKAI